In Ascaphus truei isolate aAscTru1 chromosome 2, aAscTru1.hap1, whole genome shotgun sequence, the genomic stretch GGCACCTCTAGAAGCAATGTATTGAACGATATCTAACTTGTAAAATTAATTTAAAGTCTAATAGACACCACCCTTTGTTTGGAACAAGGTGACATTTATAAGAAGAGTGCAATAAATTGGCAAACCTACCTCTAACTCCATCAAAGTCAAATTGGATGTCAATACCCTTTACACTAACATCCCTCACAAGGATGACACTGCAGCAAATCAAATTTCTTACAAGAAATGACTCACAAAAAGGAAGGTCCAGACAGCACAGTCACAAGATTTATAGGATTTAGTCTCACACAGCTTTTCTTGTAATTGCAGACAAATCTCACAGGTTTTGTAAAATGCTTTGGGCATACTGATATCAACTTAATATACAAAACACTTCTTGGTAGAAATGCAGGTATTTCACAGCACATAGTATTATTTAAAATTCCTAGACTTTGGAAACATTTGTATATTCTCTATCATAGGATCCAAGAATAACATTATGCTATGGATTCTGaataaataataaaccatacttATGgttacatgtatatgtgtgtttgcatTATTACATGTCATACTGTCTGGTGGTGGGTATCAGTTACATCTTTACCGAACGCAACATCTTTGTCTCACAGACGAATACATGTATACTAGAAATTCCCCAGATGGTGGCACTCTTCCCTCGCTTGTTCATAAAGCCGggatttcttcttctttctcccaaATATTGCAGTCATTCGGAAATCGTTTAAAAAGAAAGTTGAGCATTGCTTAAAGATGTAACTTATAATGCTCCTACAAGTGCTAGCAGTTCTGTCACAATTGAACAATTATAGCATTGTACTTTGTCAGTTGCAGCTCGATGATTAAAATGAACTTTGCCTTTATGGAATATAATTTGCAATGGTAACGACTGAAAATATAAAATACCTCAATAAGTTCCCTATGTGTGAAGTACATACCTAGGCTGTACATCCTAAAAAAGAAAGTCAGTCGGGTATAGATATACATCACTGAGGTCGGTGTCATGTATTTTACTGGATATATCTGAAGAGTATGTTAGTAAATCATGACATTTTTCAAGTGGTATCTGGATGACAAGAAAGTattgaacacttttttttttaatcatcttTCCATATTCTTGAAAATGACTTTGCAATCACTAGATCAGCTAGAACAACTTGCTGTAAGTATAAGTCCTCTTGGGAGTTCTCGGTGGTCTCTCTTCCCACGTAATTGTCATGATCCCACGTCattttcagtaaaaaaaaaaaaaagaagttctgTATTACTAATATCTCCTAATACAGGGATTCCCCGAAGAGGACCATGCTAAATTAGCTTTTAATGTATAATGTATCTATTCTCTGCCACCATAATTATTTGAATTAATAGCTAAGAGCATAGTCAATGGAAAAGGGAATAGAAAAGCAGTTTACCATTATACAGCTTTCATTGCAAACGGGCTACATAACTAATATGTGAACATAACATTAACTCAAATAATTAAAATAGGCACATATGGACATAAAGCGAAATCGAATATATTGTGAACTTAAAGTTAGTAGGTTTGGGGGTTTGAATATTCTTGTGAACGTATTCAAAatctatttacagtattttaaCTAACAATATCACCTGTTCAGCACCACATAACTGGACAGCTCCTTTCAATAAACATTGTGAGATGATCAAGGCATAAGTACAATCTTTCAATGGCTATCTAGTTTCAAAATGAAGTATTAATGAAAACTCACCAGCACCTGATCATACTGTTACAGATCAGTATATTTGATGTCATTGTTCGTGCTGTGTTCATACGTATCTACTGCAGGCATATCCCCATTCAGTATTTATTGTGCAGTACATGTAATGTGCGTATTTGCTAGCATACGTTCACAGGCAGCTTGTATACTCGTGAAAGTGCTTCtgctttaaacttttttttttttttgtcatataaaatgaaaatgtcttttttttctgTCACCTGTATTATCAAATGGGAACATGTTTGACAAACATGGGAAAAAATGGATCAGTGGTGAGGAAAtaagatggggggtgggggggaggggatatgtaTGTCAGTATATTTATAAGAAAACGCATGACTCTGATCGGATCATCTGTAAGGAAAGATGAGAATTGTTATTATGTTCCTGGAGGAATTGGCCTGATGACGTCTTTTCTGATACCGGATCATTACGTGACTTACACTCTGAAAAAAGGGGAAGCCGTTTGATTCATGAATAAAAATCCGAGCGCAACAGAATCACAGCTCGTATTTAAAGGTAATATGCAGACAAACATTTACAGCTCTTCATAAAGCGGTGTTTGCAGACAATTTCTCTgctaactatatatttatatttaaaatatatatctatatatatacatatacaagagCGGAGGGCTGGTGAACTTGAATAGCAgcagaagaaggagaagaaaacAGCTAGATAGAAACGCCTCAGGAGAAGTATCTTAGAGAAGATCAGATCTCATTGTCAGCATCTCAGCCCAAGACTCATCACAGACTGCACCAggctctctctgactccctgtctccctgctttTATATCTGCCGCCTATTTCTTTTTAATTTGCTCCTTCCTCTATCTTTTATTTGTCCAGATAGGGAGGTTATCTTTTATtccttattatttatttttatttttatttttttatccttCTGTCCATTTCTCACATCAGCCGGCATCCACCCCATTTTTTCAGGATTTGTGGCTCCCATCAAACTTTTAATCGAAACCACAGCGATCTGCCAGTGCACCTATTACCCCCAACTTCAGGGACAAAGAAATGCAGTCCACATTCTAACAGATACAGCAGAAACTTGCAGGACACTTGGCTGTAACTTAAAACCAAGGAGCTCTCTTTTGAGTCGGAATTTTCTTTATATGGTAAGGGTAACAAACAAGAAACGTGCATGCTTTTATATACCGGAGATCAAAAATACAACATTGGAAATAGCTATAGTGTTGCATTTAGTAGCAAGAAGAGATGTTAATAGGGACACTGTGTAAATATGTGTAGAATTTAGCTGCTGTATTTTAAAACGCAATGGTTAAATAAGGTCAAATGGCTGATCAGAGCTAAtgagaaatgcttgtttaaagtatgttttatcaCTTATCTTGCCCGCAGAATGACAATGTGCAGGAAAGCGCTGCTCGCCTGGCTGCTGGTGTATGGGATAATGCACTGCAGCGTCCACTCTTCACCTGCTGCTCTCAAGTACCCGGCACTTAGGCAAGTATAGGGTTGGTGGCAATCATGATCATTTTGTACTAATACCTGTTGTTAAACCTGAAtatgcttccccctccccccacgtccTATTTCTCATTACTGCTGGAAATCGGATGTACAATATGCTGTTTCTGCATCGGTACATGGGCAATTGACTGTGTTTTCGCTGTAATGCCTACTATCTGAGGCTGTACATTTGCTAAATGTTGCATTATAGTAAAATGAAGCAAAGATGTAAGGGGGCTAACAATGCCTATAATGAAATAAGGTAGGCTGCGGGTACAGAAGTATGGAGCGAGAAATACAGTACAATCTTGTGAAAGGAAGGACCACCTGTTCGGCAATGCCAACAGAGACTTCACAGACAAAGATATGACATACAGGGAAGCCCCAAAGCTGCTGTTCTCTGGCAGAGCTACAGAACGAtatctacatacagtacaattcaaATAAGTCAATTGGCTGCTATTGTGCGATCAAAACTCATCATCTTACAGATGTTGAATGAGCTGTGTAGTTTCCCTTATATTGTTTCTAAAATCGTGTTTCATTTAACTATTTTAAAGGTAAAATACAGCTCACATGGTCTGGACCTCACAGGAGACACGAACAATAAAAAACACGTTTTTCCTTTACCGAGTACAGTAGATTCATGCTTTGTTCACGTTCACGATCATACCTGACATCAATATAGGTGCACATACTGAAACAACCAGCTAGCTTTAATGCCAAAGCTTAGAAATTAATACTCTCCATTTATGGTGTTATGAATCCAGTTATTTAGTGTAAAGACAGGGAAATATGACATGTAGTATGATGCAGAAATGCAGGTCGCTCAGTGGCACACTATGCTATTGCTGTCATATGAAACTAGACAGCCCAATTAGTATGTCTCTCTTTAAGATAATGATTATTTAAGAATAGAGCCCCGAGGATATAAAAATGACGTAACACAGTAGGAATCATCAAAGGAAGGGAAATGACCAATAGTCGAAAACCTAGGACAGAAAGGGATATTCATCTTTGTCTAATCAAAcagaatataattttttttgcttAAACTAATAATGTTTAAATACATGCTATTGGGACTGTCTGTAACATGGCATCTGTATGAACAGAAATATCATTGTTTCGTCGCACGCAAGTCTAATATCTTGCAAATCCCCTGGTCATTAATTTTCAGaataataatgtattgattttcTTAACATTTCTTATACAATTTGTCACTGAGAGTTTGGGGGTTTCTATGTTTAGTTATCGCTAAAACAGAGGCAAAACTGCAGATGTATAGGACAAACAATGTAATGTATACAATATGTAATGTGTAAAGATACAGTCCACTGTAAAGTACAATTATATTAGTGCATTGGTCAAATGCATTCTAAAACTAAATATACCGTATTTCCATCTATCTGTTATGGGGATTATTACTGAGGATTTGTTTTAAATGCTGTTTCGTGCCTCTGTCTCTGACCTGAAAACAAGGAGAGTTTAAAAATACTTGGGGCCTGTTTGGGTGCTTCTCTCAGCCCATTCACTTGGCACAGTTGATCTATATAATACCCACGATCATTTGCCTGCGGTACTGAGAATCCGACACAGCTAAATCATGATCCAGATTTAGCAAGAGTAAAACACTTTCGAAACATCTATTATTAACAATGCTGCCAGAGCAAACTGACAAAAATAGCTTACGCTAACCTACATCCCGACaaatacaaagtaaaaaaaaaaaaaaaaaaaaatcttaaggaGGAATTTGGCAGGAAAGTGAACGAACATCTGAGAAGTCAGGACCTAAAGAATGTCTGTCCaattcccccctccttctccaagGAAAGGTCTGGGTGATGATAATGCTAAGTATTTTTTGTGGTTCGTGGCAAACGCTCTGTGTTCTGCTTTAATATTTGGAAGCTGATAGCCTGTTTGATGATGCTCTTCTGCCAATAATGGAGAGTTGGttccctcactcccctcctccccccccccccccttctttctctctctttccctctactAATGATTGTAGGATTTGGCAGCTCGATCTGGCCCAGCCCCAACCTCAGGTCAGATCACAGATGGGCTGCTCTTGTTATTTCTCTCACGCCCACCTACAGATTGATAAGGTCTCAGGGGGTCTCTTTCCATCAGCGTCTGGCATCTCATCACCGAACAATATTCAGGGGGAAAAATAGGACCAGTAATACAGACACTGAAAATGAACCCCTGCCAGGGATAACATTGTGCCGAAAGGCACTGATCAAGTCATTATGCATTTTTGTTTAATTAAGAGGCTGACAATTCATTTCTCCTTTCCTTTTGGTTGCTTGTTAGGCTTGAAGATGAAGTGTACGATGAAGATGGCAACACTCTTCCAGATTTTGCTTTTGATAATGATCCGATTGGTATAGGAAACCCTGCTACGGTCTTAGATGATATGTACTCCTTTTATTACCCACCGGAAAAGAGGTGAATTTAgacttttttttctccccctaaGCAAATTAAAACGTAACTAAAATGATCTGTTCCATAATCACAAATAATCGAATACAATCTGAAAACAACATAAACGTGTTTCTGTTTCATGTCAGAGCATATGGCAAAGAATGCAATGCATCCACATTAATGTACAGAAGATGCACATTTAAAAGGAGGAATGGAAATACAGCGAGATTAATATAATTCAGTGCTAATCAGGTGGTATCTTGCAAATAAGCAGCGTCTTggctggaataaaaaaaaaactaatagtGCGAAAGAATCGTGTGATGCAATAATTAGAAGATAGAGATGTGGGGAGGAAGGAATATATCAAGAATAACAGATGAACAGAGTAAAACATGACCCCATGACAGATAGGTCTTGGGATAATCAGGAAGCGGTTTGGGGCTGCTGCACCTCCCCCACATTCCTTTGAGAAATGCTTCTTTGTTGAAAAACAACACATGTTGATGTCAGATTTCCCGGAATAATCTTTCATTgttttaaaatcttttttttcctttgctgTTGTCAGACATGCTGATGATCTATTAAACCAAGCCTATAGGAATGTGCTGGGGCAATTGTCTGCGAGAAAATACCTGCATACTCTGATGGCCAAACGCTTAGGGTAAGGTTTAACTTTGAAAATAAAGTGAATATTTGCACCCATTGCTTAAAACGTGCATACAATATTTTAGATGACACCTTGGATCACGAAAATAACACAAAGGCTTGAACAccgtatacagtatgtaagataAAAAATAACAACATAGGGAGCATACTAAGAATATTTCCAGAAGCAGGAAGCGAAagattatttgttttattgtcctaTTTAAATAAGACTGTGCTGCTTTACCGGAACACGTCTACTATATAATGTCATTTCAATCCACCTGGATTCTTCTTGCAAATCGTTTGTGGCTGAATCCATCCTCAATATAGTTTAATATGGTACTGCTGTCCTTTATAAATCCATCACCGTTGTGCAGTGTAACCGTGTGTAGTAAAGATTTCAGGAGAAGGTAACATTGTAATAAAGCCCATGGGAAAGCATTACATTTTCATAATGAATAATTCATGTGATGAATATATTGTCTCCGGACTGTCGACATAAATTATCAGACTTCAACTTCACAGTATGTGTTGATGTGTCCCTTTTAGCTAGTAGAACCTGTGAGTTCTTGCTTTAGAACGGTTACATGTGTTGATTTTGGTAAACTCTTCCTATATGTTCTTTACAAAAATGATACATTCACAAACATTTCTTATTGAAGTGAGAACAGTTTAGAGACCTGCATAGAGATGCATCTAAGGGAAATGGGAAATAAGTCCAACAGTTGCATTTCTGCACTGTTGTCTGCCCGGTAGAGAGAATAGACTGTCATAGACAAGTTCCCACAGTCCGCAATTTTAATGATATagttaaaaatgtatattttcgaATCAATACACAGCAGGGTGGGGCTTAGACCGATATTGAAGTCCTCCCTTTTAGCAGAATGTATTTGCCCTGACAAAACTTTACAAATAACATTTCCCTTGAGGACACTATTCTTTGCCTCTATTCTTTATTTCTCTATATAGCACTGCACTTAATACAGGTATATGTTTGGATTAAGTGAGGAGAGCACCCTACATTCTCAGGTGCAGACAGCGTTTGTATACAGATAATACAGTGTCTTGCAATTAAACGACGCTACAAAGTCAGCCCTAATGTGGCCCCAATCATTACAGTGACATTTCTGCCATATATTTCGAATGACAAACACAACTCTTTTCATATTGCTAGACAGAGAGCCCCTGAGGCAATTAGAGTAGCAAAAGACAGGACAGCCCTGTAGTGATTGGTAGTGAGACAGGGGCCGTTGGGAGATGTCTAACAGGAGGATCAAGGCATAAGGTTGCTTGATGGAGCCTGGATAGCACCGTGGCAGATGTTTGTAGCCTTTGTTCAGAATTTACACTGCAATAATTGGGCTTGACAATACGATATTTTTCTCGCTATTTGCCTCCTTGAAAGCAATAAGACTTGGGGCTAAAGAGAATGCAGCACTAGTATATTGACATACGATGGTACTGTATGTTTAACATTCAAATAGGCGTGATAAAAAGGGAGCCCCATTGTAATTATTTATGTCCTTTGTGTTACAAGATGAGATGTTTTCATTGTCACAGATTTCTGTCTCAGAACACAAGTAAATCAGTGATAGTTTAATCATATTATGAACATAAAATGTGTATCAAATTATGATAACCGTTGTGATCTAGTTGCAAATGTGAATTAACAGTGGAACATTGGAAAAGCAGAGGGTGTCTGCTGAGCCTAACGATGTACACTTAGGACAATTTTcattcaaaaataaacaaaataa encodes the following:
- the ADCYAP1 gene encoding pituitary adenylate cyclase-activating polypeptide — encoded protein: MTMCRKALLAWLLVYGIMHCSVHSSPAALKYPALRLEDEVYDEDGNTLPDFAFDNDPIGIGNPATVLDDMYSFYYPPEKRHADDLLNQAYRNVLGQLSARKYLHTLMAKRLGGVSSSLEEDSEPLSKRHSDGIFTDSYSRYRKQMAVKKYLAAVLGKRYKQRIKNKGRRVAYL